In Thermosynechococcus sichuanensis E542, a single genomic region encodes these proteins:
- a CDS encoding isochorismatase, with translation MATTTELPIPDFFDPAKVAQVWRVPYQERAGQARRWAQQYQIPPASQDPQRTILLLIDVQNTFCLPEFELFVHGAVADNQRLCRFIYAHLAHISEIIVTLDTHTASQIFHPLFWIDAAGEPPPPLTTITVEDVERGRWQPNPHLLTSLGMTDQESLQAYARHYVTQLAAKGKFPLTIWPYHSMLGGIGHALVSAVEEACFFHTVARQQQTRIELKGSHPLTENYSVLRPEVSHDPQGRPLVPVNRALIERLLAGDRLIIAGQAKSHCVAWTVADLLSEIQQRDPQLAERVYLLEDCMSPVVVSGVVDFSETANATFAEFAAAGMHRITTSSAPWNL, from the coding sequence TACCAAGAACGGGCAGGGCAGGCTCGCCGATGGGCACAGCAGTACCAGATTCCCCCCGCGAGTCAGGATCCGCAGCGTACAATTCTCTTGCTCATTGATGTCCAAAACACATTTTGCTTGCCAGAGTTTGAGCTATTTGTCCACGGTGCCGTTGCGGATAATCAACGCCTCTGCCGCTTTATCTATGCCCACCTTGCCCACATTAGCGAGATTATCGTTACCCTCGATACCCACACCGCCAGTCAAATTTTCCATCCCCTCTTTTGGATAGATGCTGCCGGAGAACCGCCGCCGCCCCTAACCACGATTACCGTTGAGGATGTTGAGCGCGGCCGCTGGCAACCCAATCCCCATCTGCTGACCTCCCTCGGAATGACTGATCAAGAGAGTTTACAGGCCTATGCCCGGCACTACGTGACCCAGTTAGCCGCCAAAGGCAAATTTCCCCTGACGATTTGGCCCTACCACTCCATGCTGGGGGGGATTGGTCATGCGCTAGTGTCTGCTGTGGAGGAGGCCTGTTTCTTTCACACCGTGGCGCGACAGCAGCAAACCCGCATCGAACTGAAGGGGAGCCATCCCCTGACGGAAAATTATTCGGTGCTGCGTCCAGAGGTGAGCCATGACCCCCAAGGGCGTCCTTTAGTGCCAGTGAACAGGGCTTTGATTGAGCGTCTGCTGGCGGGCGATCGCCTGATCATTGCCGGTCAAGCCAAAAGTCACTGTGTTGCGTGGACAGTGGCCGATCTGCTCAGCGAAATTCAGCAGCGAGATCCCCAACTGGCTGAGCGGGTCTATCTCTTGGAAGATTGCATGTCCCCTGTAGTGGTGTCGGGGGTCGTGGACTTTAGTGAAACTGCCAATGCCACCTTTGCCGAGTTTGCCGCTGCCGGCATGCACCGCATCACCACCAGCAGTGCTCCTTGGAATCTTTAG